GTTCCACCAGCGCATCTTCGCCGCCGCCCGCAACGAACTTCTGATGAGCCTGCACGACATCCTGCGCACGATCCGCAATCGCAACACCTGGATCGAGCTGAAGAAAAAGACCTTCTCGGAGAACCGCCGGCTCGACTATTGCGACCACCACGCGGAGATCCTCGCCGCGCTGACCCGACGCGACGCTGACGGCGCGGCCGCCGCCATGCGCGTCCATCTGGAGGCGATCCAGATCACCCTGTTCGGACGCCCCTGACAGGCCCTGGATCGCACCTTTGTCCGACCTGCCGTCGGCGCGGGATCTGTTGATTGGCCCCCGTGCCGGCGTAGCGCGCGGTGGTCGTCCAGAGACAGCACACCCGGCCGGAACTGGCATCTAGACCGGCCCGAATTTTTCCAGCATCGCCGCCGGCAGGACAAGGCCTTCCTGCCTCGCTTTTTCCCGGTTCGCGATGCGCCGGCGGCCCGGAAGCCGCGTTCCGTCCTGAGCCTCGATCAACTCCGCCAGCGCGGCCATGCGGGCCGCGAACCCGTCGCCGCCGAAGGCCCTCGGATCGAAGGCGAGGATGAGCTGGCCGGTTCCGGGCGGCGCCCCTTCCGCATCGAAGAAGCTGGTCGCCTCGGTGGCGAAATTGGCGCCGGTCAGTCCGGCCGACAGGATCTCCACGACCAGTGCCAGCGCCGCGCCCTTGGCATCGCCCATGGCGACCATGGTGCCCTTCAGGGCGGTCTCCGCGTCCGTGGTCGGCGCGCCGTCGGGACCGAGCGCCCACCCTTCCGGGATCGGCTGGCCCTCCTGCTTCGCCTTCATGATGTTGCCGCGCGCCACCTTCGACAGCGACAGGTCGACAACCATCGGCAGTTCGCCGGCCACCGGCGTGGCGAAGGCGATCGGATTGGTCCCGAAGACGGCCTTCGAACCGCCCCAGGGCGCGATCGCCTCGGGCGTGTTGGCGAACAGGAGCGCGACCAGCCCCTTTTGGGCCAGGCGTTCCACATGGTGGCCGGCCGCGCCGCAATGGTGCGACCGCCGTATACCCGCAGCCGCGACCCCCGTCACCGGAGCCAGACCCGCCAGCCCGTCGATGGCGAGATCGATCGCCGGATAGGCGAAGCCGTTGGCTCCGTCGACGGCAAGCGCCGCGCTGGCGCGCCGGTCCACCGACGGCACGGCGAACCCGTCGACCTTCCCGGACGCCGCCTGCGCCGCGTAGGAGTCCAGCCGCGACAGCCCGTGACCCTTCAGCCCGTCGGCCTCCGCCAGCACCAGCGCCTCGGCAACGCGGCGGGCGTTCGGTCCGCTGGTGCGGTTGGCCTCGAGCACGCGGGCGACATAGGCGATCGCGTCGTCGAGGGAGACGGTCTTGCCGCTCATCGGCCCGCCTCCAGGGCTTTCAGGACGTTTTCGGCCGTGAGGTGGCTGACGCGCTCGTTGGCCTCGTCGGTCAGGCCGCCGATGTGCGGGGTAAGGATCAGGTTCGGACAGTCGGCGAAGGTCGCGCCCGTCTCCGCGTTCAGCGGTTCCGACGCGAACACGTCGATCGCAGCGCCGCCCAGCGTGCCTGCCTTGAGGGCGGCAACCAGCGCCGGCTCATCGATGATGCCGCCGCGGGCCGTGTTGATGAGGATGGCGCGGTCCTTCATGGCCGCGATCGTCTTCGCTCCGAACAGGTTGCGGGTCGCGTCGGTCAGCGGAACGTGCAGGGAAATGACATCGGAGTCCGCCGCCAGCCGGTCGATGTCGTCGACCCGCTCGACGCCCTCCCAGACGGGATCGTCGGCCGCCACGAACGGATCATAGGCGGAGATCGTCATGCCAAGGGCCCGGGCGCGGAACGCCACCTCGCGCGCGATGCCGCCGAAGCCCACGAGGCCGAGACGGCGGCCGTAGAGCTCCCCGCCCGTGAACTCCGCCCGGGGAAACTCCCCGCCGACCAGCCGCTCGGATGAGCGATAGGCGCCGCGCACCAGCACAAGCGCCGTGGCGATCACATATTCGGCCACCGCGATCGCGTTGGCGCCCGTTGCCGGAAACACCGTCACGTTCCGCGCCTTGCAGGCCGCCATGTCGATGTTGTCGAGGCCGACGCCGAGCCGGCCGACCGCCTCCAGTTTCGGCCCGGCGGCGAGCAGCGCGTCGGTCACCTGGGTCCGGTTGCGCACGATGAGCGCGCGCGCATCCGCGATCAGGCCCGGAATATCGTCCTGTCGGTCAGCGAGCGCCGGATCGTGGTGGACCGAGTGGCGGGCCCGGATCAGGTCCACCGCGGCTTCATCCATGAATTCGGTGATGACGACGTCGGCCATGGATCAGTCGAGCTCCAGAATGCTGCGGAGGTGGGCGTGCAGGACCTGTTTGAGCTCGACGCCCAGGCCGGGCGTGTCGTGCAGGGTGGCGCGCCCGTCGCGGATGACGCAGTCGTCGGCGAAGCCGCCGAATGGATGGAAGACGCCGGGATAGGACTCCGATCCGCCGAGGCCGAGCCCCGCCGCCATGTTGAGCGCGAGCTGATGGCCGCCGTGGGGAATGAAGCGGCGCCGGGACCAGCCCATCTGGTCGACCACCTGCAGCACGGTCAGATATTCCGTCAGGCCGTAGGAGAGCGCCGGATCGAGCTGGATCCAGTCGCGGTCGGGCCGCATCCCGCCATAGCGCAGCAGATTGCGCAGGTCCTGGTGGGAGAACAGGTTCTCGCCGGTGGCGATGGGCCCGGGATAGAGTTCGGAAACGGTCGCGTTGAGGGCGTAGTCCAGCGGGTCGCCGATCTCCTCGTACCAGAACAGATCGAAGGGCGTGATCGCCCTGGAATAGGCCAGCGCCGTCTCCAGATCGAAGCGGCCGTTGGCGTCGACCGCCAGGTTGTGGCCGCCGCCCACCACTTTCAGCACCGCCTCGATGCGCTCCACGTCGTCCTTCAGGGGCGCGCCACCGATCTTCATCTTGACGACCGAATAGCCGTCATCCTGATAGCCGCGCATTTCGTCCTGCAGCGCGTCGAGGCCCTTGCCGGGGTAGTAGTAGCCGCCGCCGGGATAGACCATCACGGTCTCGTCGGCGCGGCCGCCGGAATAGCGCTCGGCGAGCAGATTCCACAGCGGCAGGCCGGCGGCCTTCGCCGTGGCGTCCCAGACCGCCATGTCGAGCGCGCCCATGGCGACTGCCCGGTCGCCGTGGCCGCCGGGCTTTTCGTTGGAGAGCGCCGCCTTCGACACGGCGATCGGATCGAGGAGACCGTCGGCATCCAGCAGGCTGTCGGGATCGGCCTCCATGATCCGCGGGATCAGCCGTTCGCGCAGGATGCCGCCCTGGGCGTAGCGGCCGTTTGAGGAAAAGCCGAAGCCGACGACCGGTTTTCCGTCGACGATCCGGTCGGTCACGACCGCGACCACGCTGACGGTCATCTTCGAGAAGCTGATGTAGGCGTTGGCGATGTCGGACTCGATGGAGGCCGATCGCTCGCGGATGTCCACAATGCGCATGAGAAAGTCCCGTGCCGGGTTGGACCATGGTGGAGCGGCGGCGAAGGCCGGCATCCCCGCCGTGGTCGGAGCCAAGGGCGAAACGGGCGGGCGGCAACCGGAAGGCCGGCCCGTCCCGCTTCGGATGTCAGAACAGGCGGCCTTTGGGCAGGGGCACCAGAAGACCGTAGCGGAACAGTGCGAAGAACCCGACGACGATGGCGATGCCGACGAGCGGGTAGACGATCGCCTTCTGCCAGGTCCACGGGTCGTGCATGGCAACGAGGATCAGGCAGAGGAAGGCGACGATGCCGGACGCCACGAAACCGATCCACGGCATCGCGGCGACAGAGACGAGCATGACGGCGACCAGGGAGACGCGCCGCAACGTCGAACCCGTGTTGTGCGCCTCGGCCGGCGGCCGGCGGAGGATCGCGTAGACGATGTAGCCGAGCGAGGACAGGATCAGCGCGATCGCGACGGTTCTCGGGAACACGACGGAGTCCATGTCGGCATAGCCGGTCGTGTCGTAGAGCGCGATGGCGCCGATCAGGACGAGGACGATCGCGGCAACGAGCCCGCCGACGTCGCGGCCTTCGGTGGTTGGGGCATCACTCTGCATTGGGCATCCTCCGCGCACGGATACGGGCCTGCAACAGCGGCAGGAAGAGCGTGAACAGCGTGAACAGGATGATGGCGAGCGAGATCGGCCGTCCGAAGAACATGCCGGCGAGGTCGCCGGTGGCGGACCCGATCGTCCACGCCTGGACGAAGCCCTGCTCGGCGATCGGCCCGAGAATGATCCCGAGCACGATCGGCGAGGCGGCAATGCCGAACCGGGCCAGCACCCACCCGACCGCACCGAGCGAGATCATGATGATCACGTCGGAGACGGAGTTGCGGATGGCGTAGGAGCCGATGATCGTCATGAACGCCACCGACGGCACCAGCAGCGCCTTCGGGAGGGTCACGACCGTCTTGTAGGCATAGCGGCCGACCAGAAGGCCGACCGGCAGCATCAGAAGCGTCGCCAGGAACAGGCCGTAGATGAAGGTGTAGACGATCGACCCCTGGGACTCGAACAGCTGCGGTCCTGTCCGCACCCCCTGCACCAGCAGCGCGCCGAGGATGATGGCGTCCGGCGGCGTACCGGGGATGCCCAGCACCAGCGTCGGGATCAGGCCGCCGCCGACGGTGGCGTTGTTGGCGGATTCCGTGGCGATCACGCCGCCGGGTTCGCCGGTGCCGTATTTCTGACCCTGGCGGGCGGCGCGGCGCGCCTCGGCATAGGCGACGAGACCGGCCACGGAGCCGCCGGCACCCGGCAGGATCCCCACCACTGTGCCGATCACCGAGGAACGCACCACGTTGATCTTCTCGCGCCACATGATCGGGATCGCCTCCGACAGGCGGAAACCGCGCTGCTCCGATTCCACCTTGAGATGGCGGTCGGGGGTGGCGACCAGATCGATCAGGACGGGAATGCAGTAGAGGCCGATCAGGGCGGAGACGACCTCGATGCCGCCGATCATGGTCTGGCTGCCGAAGGTCAGCCGGACGTCGGCGCTGATCTCGGCGACGCCGACGCAGGACAGGAGCAGGCCGAGCGAGGCCCCCATCAGCCCCTTGGCCAACGCGCCCTCCGAGAGGGCCGCGATCAGCGAAAGGCCGAAGATAGCGAGCCAGAAATATTCCACCGGCCCGAAGGCCAGCGCCACTTCGGAGAGCGGCGGCGACAGGGTCAGCAGGAAGAACGCCCCCACCAGACCGCCGACGACGCTGCCGAGGCAGGCGACCGTCACGGCGAGGTTGCCGTCGCCGCACTTGGCCATCGGATAGCCGTCGAACGTCGTGCCGATCGCCGACGGCGTGCCGGGCGTGTTGAGCAGGATCGCCGAATAGGCCCCGCCATAGATCGCGCCGGTATAGATCGCCCCGAGCAGGATGAGCGCGGATGCGGGATCCATCGTGAAGGTCAGCGGTACGAGGACCGCCACGGCCATGGTGGCCGTCAGTCCGGGGATCGACCCGATGATCGTTCCCGCAGCGACGCCGCCCAGTGCCAACAGCACGTTCAGGGGCGTCAATGCCTGCGCCAGGTGCTCTCCGAGCATCAGGGCCTCATCCCTCTGCCAGCCGGACGGAACGGGGCGAGCCCGTGCAGTCCCGACGGAAACTGTCGATCAAGGGTGATTGGGATTGCCGCGACCGGCCTTGGCCGCGGGATCCGGCGGGTTGGGGTCCGATCTCCCGACGGCTGACTGCCGCCGCCGGGAGACCGGATCACGCATCCGGCAAAGCGCCGATCAGTCGACGATACCGGCCGACTTCGCGGCCTTCAGATACTCCGCCTTGCGCTTCTCCATGAAGGCGGGGACCTCGTCGTAGGGCACGTCGATCAGCGCAAAGCCGCCGTCGAGCATCTGCTGCTTGAACTTCTCGTCGGAATTGATCGAACCGATGATGTCCGACCACTTCTGGCGCAGCTCCTCCGGGGTATCCTTCGGAACCGCGACGCCGCGATAGGCCCCGCCGACCAGATCGAAGCCGAGCTCCTTGAAGGTCGGCACGTCCGGGAACGACGGATGACGCTCCTCCATCGCGACGGCGAGCATGCGGACCTTGTCGCCCTGCTGGGCACCGACGGTCGTGTAACCCCACTCGGCCATGACCTGATTGCCGAGCAGCGCGGTCACCGCAGCCCCCGTGCCCTTGAACGGCACGTAGGTGGTGTTGATGTCGGCCATCTCGTCGAAGCGGATCGAGGCGAGGTGGTTGGCCGTCCCCTTGCCCGAGCCGGACATGGTGACCTTGCCCGGGTTCTCCTTGGCGTAGTCGATCAGGTCCTGCAGGGACTGGAAGTCGCTGTCGGCCGGCACGACGATCGCGTCGGGCGTGTAGTGGAACCAGTAGATCCCGGTCACGTCGTCGGTGGTGTAGCCGACGTCCTTGGTGGCCGGCTGAATCACGATGTGCGGCAGGTTGATGCCCATGATCGTGTAGCCGTCGCCGTCGGACGAATTGAGCTGCGACCAGCCAACGGCGCCGCCGCCGCCCGGCTTGTAGGAAATGACCAGGTCCTCCCCGTACATTTCCTTGAAGTGAGGCTGCTGCAGGCGGGCCGAGATGTCGGATTCGCCGCCGGGTCCGAACGGAATCACGTAGTCCACGGACTTGTTCGGAAAGTCCTGTGCCTGCACCGAGCCTGCGGCGCCGGCGGTAAAGGCCAGCGCGATGCCGGCCGCGATCAGACGATGACGTGTCTTCATCGTGTCTCCTCCCAAAGACTATCGAATGGTTTTTCTCGCGCGCCCGGCGGGGTTGCCGCCGGGCATGCCCTTGTTGCCCCGTTCGGGGAAAATCCGGTTGCCGCTCTCTCTGACGGAACGCTGGCAAGAAATCTGGCGTCAGACGACAAAGCGCCCGGACCGCGGCCGGCCCGGGCGTCGGTTTCTGGTCAGGCGCTCCTGTACAGCTTGGTCATCACGAACTCGCGGTGGCCGAGCGCCTCCGCCGCCGTGGCGCGTCCGTTGGCCGTGCGAACCACCGTATCGATCAGGGCGTCCCCCGCATCCGAAATCGTCATGTCGCGGCGCAGGATGCCGGAGACGTCGACATCGACGTGCTCGGACATGGTTCGGATCGTGCGCGGATTGGCGGTGATCTTGACCACCGGCACGATCGGGTTGCCGATGACGTTGCCCTGGCCTGTCGGGAAGGTGTGCACCACGTAGCCGGCCGCCGCCATCAGCGTCACGCACTCGGCCGCCGCCGACGACGTGTCCATGAAGTAGAGGCCCGGCCCCTTGGCTGGCGCCTCGGCCGGCTCGAGCACGTCGATATAGGAGCACTCCCGGCCGATCTTCTCCAGATTGCCGAGGGCCTTCTCCTCGATGGTGGTGAGGCCGCCCTCGATGTTGCCCTTGGTCGGCTGGGACTCGGAGAGATCGCTCGTCTTGAAGGGCTCGATCACCTCGTCCATGTAGGCCTGCCAAGTGGCCTTGAACTTCTTCGCCGCTTCCGGATTGGCCGCCCGCGCCTCGCACAGATGCTCCGCGCCGGTGAGCTCCGAGGTCTCCCCGAAACAGCCATAGATGCCGTTCGGGATGAGCTTGTCGTACATGTTGCCGACGGTCGGGCAGGAGCCCAGACCGGTCGTCGTGTCGGACTCGCCGCACTTGGTGGAGACCCAGAGGTCGGAGATCGGGCACTCCTCGCGCTGGCGCTCCGTGGCCCAGTGCACGAAGTCCTTGGCGGCGCGCGAAGCGTCCATGATCGTCTTCAGGTCGCCGTTCTGCTCGATCGAGAACGCGGCCACCGGCTTGCCGGTCTTGGCAATGCCGTCGGCGATGACCTGGGTCCAGCCGGGCTCGATGCCGATGACCACGCAGGCTGCCACGTTGGGGTTGGCGCCGGTGCCGATCATGGTGCGGAAATGCAGGTCGAGGTCCTCGCCGAACTGCAGCCGTCCGTAGGCGTGGGGAAGCGCGAGCGTGCCCTTGATGTTGTTCGCCACCGCCTCGCAGGCGGCGTTCGAAATGTCGTCGACCGGCAGGATCACGACGTGGTTGCGGACGCCGACGCGCCCGTTCTCGCGCCGGTAGCCGAGGAAAGTCTGATCGCCGTATGCGTTTGCCATCTGCCTCGCCCCCTACCAGCGCTTGGTCTTGAGGTTGTGAACGTGGACGTGCCCGCCCTCGTCCACATCCTGAACGAACTTGCCGATATCCTGACCGTACTTGGTCGCCGTGTCGCCCGCCTTGATCGCCCTGAGCGCAATCTTATGCCCGATCGGCACGTCGTGCTTCGACGTGAGGTGGAAGTCCGAATTGTCCTCGGTGACGACGCACAGCATGTCCGTGCCGGCCTTGAGGTTCTCCACGACGACGACCCCAACGTTGTCGGCCTTGTCGTGCACCAGAAGGTGCGGAGCGCTCATCTCGTTTCAACTCCCGCTAATATTGTGTAGGGTTCTGGGCAGGTCTTATATAAGACATAAGATAGGAAAGCAGTTGTCAATGCCGGTGAGTTGCGAGCGATGAATGCGGTCAAGGCAGGCGGGAAAACGGCGCAGCTGGTTGCCGATCCGGAGGGCTCTCCGGGCTTCCGGCCGCTCTACAAGCAGGTGCGCGATCTCCTGACGCGCCGGCTGGCCGAAGGCTTCTGGGCCCCAGGAGCGATGCTGCCAAGCGAGCAGGAGCTCGCCGCCTCGCTCTCCGTCAGCCAGGGAACGGTGCGCAAGGCGCTCGATGCCATGGCGGCCGAGAACCTGATCGTCCGGCGCCAGGGCCGCGGCACCTTCGTGGCCCGTCAGGACGACGAGCGCGTGCTGTTTCATTTCTTCCGCATCACCGGCGACGACGGCAGCCATGTCTTTCCCGAGAGCGAGGTGGAGGACACCGGGATCGGCGAGGCGCGGCCGGAAGAGGCCGCAGCCCTTGGCCTGCCACCCGGGGCCACCGTGGTCCGGATCCGGCGCACCCGCAGCCTCGGTGGCCGGCCGGTGATCGCCGAGCACATCAGCCTGCCGGCCGAGACATTCGCCGGCATGGAGAACCGCCTCGATCTGCCGAACAATCTCTACGGGATCTTCGCCGAGAAGTTCGGCGTCAGCATTGCGCGAACGTCGGAACGGCTGAAGGCCGTGGCCGCCGACGGGGAAACCGCGCGGCAGCTCGGCATCGAAACCGGAACGCCGCTGCTGGCGATCGAGCGGACGGCCTATTCGGTCATGGGCGCGGCGGTGGAGTGGCGGCGCAGCCTCTGTCTGACGGACGACCTCCACTACGCCTCCGACATGCGCTGACCCACCGCTTGCCGCGCCCCGACCGGTCGCGGCCTTGTCCGGCCGGCACGCGGTTCCGGATCCCGCCGGTACCTCCATCGCCGCCGCTATGATCTGGCCCGGCGATCAATGTGACAAAATTAATGCGTTGGAAGTCACTGGACCGAAACGGAATAGTCCCCGGATCGCAAATTGATCCGAGATCTTTGGTGTCATCCGCCTCGACCCATCATGACCAGCGTCGCCTGAGGGGCCTTCCCTGGTCCGGACCGGGTCTGCGCGCGATTTTCCCGGGTCTCTTCATCGCCGGCCTGGTGGCCTGCTGCGCGTTCTATCTGCACCGTCTTCCGGCGCTCGGCCTGATCAGCCCGATGATCATCGCCGTCGGGCTCGGCGCGCTCTACACCAACATCGTCGGCCTCGATGTCCACGCCCGCCCCGGCGTCGCCTTCGCCCAGAGGCCGGTTCTGCGCCTTGCGATCGTCCTGCTCGGATTTCAGCTCACGCTGGGCGACATCCTTGCGATCGGCTTCGACGGCGTCGGGATCGTGGCGCTCACCCTCGCTGCGACGTTCGTCTTTACCGTCCTTGCCGCGCGTGTCCTCCGGGTCGATCACCATCTGGGCCTCCTGATCGCCGCCGGCACCTCGATCTGCGGGGCGTCCGCCATCGTTGCGGCGAACACCGTGGTGCGCGCGAAGGAGGGCGACGTGGCCTACGCGGTCGCCGCAATCACCCTGTTCGGGACGCTTGCGATGATCGGGCTGCCGCTGCTTGCGCCGCTCCTGAACCTCGATCCCGCCACCTTCGGCCTGTGGGCCGGCGCCTCCATCCATGAAGTGGCCCAGGTGGTCGGGGCGAGTTTCCAGCTCGGCGACCAGGCGGGCGAGATCGGCACCACGGCCAAGCTGGTCCGGGTGGCGCTTCTGGCACCGGTGGTCCTGTCCCTCGGCTTCTTTCTCCACGCCGATCATCCAGGCCTGGGGCGCCAGCCCGCGGTCCCCGGCTTCATCGTCGGATTCGTCGCGGCCGTGGCGATCAACAGCCTGTTCGAACTTCCCGTTGAGTTCCGCCTGGCGATGGCGACCGCGACGACGGCCCTTCTGACTGTCGGTCTTGCCGCCCTCGGCCTCACCGCCGACGTTTCGGCGATCCGCTGCAAGGGCTTCCGACCGCTCGGACTTGCACTGCTGTCGACTTTGTTTATCGCTGCCTTCAGTCTGGGGCTCCTCGAACTGAAGATGCAATTCGGCTGATGACGCTCGAACAACTGCGGATCTTCGTTGCGGTCGCCGAACGGGAGCACGTGACCCAGGCAGCCCGGGATCTCAACCTGACCCAATCCGCCACCAGCGCGGCCATCGCCGCGCTGGAATCGCGCTATGCGATCCAGCTGTTCGACCGGATCGGCCGGCGCATCGTCCTGTCGTCGGCCGGACGTCTCTTCCTTGCCGAGGCGCGCGCCGTCCTGGCGCGGGCGGAAGCGGCGGAACTTGTGCTGTCCGATCTCGCCGGCCTCAAGATCGGCTCGCTGTCGCTGGCCGCGAGCCAGACCGTCGGAAACTACTGGCTGCCGCCCCTCGTGACGCGCTTCCGTACGGCCTTCCCCGGCCTTTCCGTCACCCTCTCCCTGGGCAACACGGAGACCGTCGCCGGATGGGTGAAGGCCGGCGAGGCGAACATCGGTCTGGTGGAAGGCGAGGTGGACGACCCCGCGCTCGTCACCAGCGTGATCGCGGAAGACGAGATGAGCCTGATCGTCTCTCCCGGCCATCGCTGGGCGGGAGCGGACGCGACAACCCTCGACTTCCGCACGGACGACTGGGTGATGCGCGAGCGCGGCTCCGGCACCCGCGCCATTCTCGAAACGGTGCTCCGCGAGCACGGGGTCGACAAAGCGACTGCGGCCCTGGTCCTTCCCTCCAACGAGGCGGTGCTCAATGCCGTCGCCGCCGGACACGGGGCCGCCGTTCTCTCCAAGCTGGTCGTCGGACCGAGCGTCGCGGCGGGCCGGGTCGTCGAGATCGCGTACGCCTTCCCGCGCCGCACTTTCTCGATGGTTCAGCACCGCGAGCGCTTCGTCACCAGCGCGGAGAAGGAGTTCATCCGGCTCGTCGCGGACACCGAGCCGGCGCCGTAGGCCCCTTCGCGCGAGCGCATTTCATCGCCGAAAGTAACCGTCGTCGCGCTGACCGGCCGCCTGCGGCCCGAAAAGGTGCCTGCCAATGCCGGCGTCGCGTCGGGTCCGGTCCGCCCGCCCGCACACGGCACGGCGCGCCGACATCCTTCCGACGACACGATCCCCGATGCCAGCCCGGACCCGGCCATCTCAGATTTCGGCATTATATTGCATGATGCGATTGACGAAGCCGACAATCGGTTTCAACCTCAGGCCATCAGAACAAAAAAAGTTGAGGAAATGCCTGAGATGAAATCGAGATATGCGTTATTTTGCCTAGCGGCCGGGTCGCTGCTGGTGCCGACGATCGCCTCGGCCCAGAACATGCACAGCTTCTCGCAGGGGCCGGCGACGGTCGATCTCTCGGAGGTCGCGGCGCGACCGGCGAAGGCCTGCGACGACTTGGCATTCCTGACCACCTACGATTACACGATCTTCGGCGCCGAACTCGTTCCGGCATCGGGTGAGACACCGGAGCATTGCCGGCTCGACGGCTTCATCCGGCCTGAAATCCGGTTCGAGGTGAACCTGCCGACCGACTGGAACGGCCGCTTCTACATGCACGGCAACGGCGGCTTTGCGGGAACCCAGCCCGGGCAAGGCAGCCGCGGCGCGACCCGCGATGCCGCCCTCGCCCAGGGGTTCGCCACCGCCTACACCGACACCGGGCACGATTCCAACGTGTTCCCGCTGGCAACGTTCGCCTTCAAGGACATGGCGGCTGAAGTCGATTACAGCTACCGGTCCATTTATCTCACGGCAATCACTGCCCAGGATCTGGTCGCCGACTACTACGGGCAGCCCGACAGCTATTCCTACTGGGATGGCTGTTCCACGGGCGGCCGGCAGGGCCTGGTCTTTGCCCAGCGCTTCCCGACGGTCTTCGACGGCATCGTCGCCGGCGCTCCGGTGCTGAACTTCACCGACATCATGATCGAGTTCGTCTGGAACACCCTGGCGCTGGAGAGCGCCGAGACGCTGACCGCCGGGCAACTGAAAACGATGTCCGACGTCGTCTACGAGAAATGCGACGCGGTCGACGGCGCCCAGGACGGCCTGATCCGGGATCCGCGCCAATGCGCATTCGATCCGGCGACGGACCTGCCCGTCTGCACCGGCGAGGCGTCGGATTCCTGCCTGACGCAGGCGCAGGTCGACGCCGTCAGCCGTGTGTACGGCGGCACGATGAGCAACGGCAGGACCTACTTTCCGGGCCAGCCGGTGAGCGCAGAGCGTGCCGACGCGAAAGGCAATTCCGGCTGGAACGGCTGGCTGGTCAGTGATGGGCCGAGCCGCCAGGCCCAGTACGGCCGGTCGTTCATGGAAAACATGGCCTTCCTGC
The DNA window shown above is from Amorphus orientalis and carries:
- a CDS encoding Ldh family oxidoreductase, with the protein product MSGKTVSLDDAIAYVARVLEANRTSGPNARRVAEALVLAEADGLKGHGLSRLDSYAAQAASGKVDGFAVPSVDRRASAALAVDGANGFAYPAIDLAIDGLAGLAPVTGVAAAGIRRSHHCGAAGHHVERLAQKGLVALLFANTPEAIAPWGGSKAVFGTNPIAFATPVAGELPMVVDLSLSKVARGNIMKAKQEGQPIPEGWALGPDGAPTTDAETALKGTMVAMGDAKGAALALVVEILSAGLTGANFATEATSFFDAEGAPPGTGQLILAFDPRAFGGDGFAARMAALAELIEAQDGTRLPGRRRIANREKARQEGLVLPAAMLEKFGPV
- a CDS encoding hydroxyacid dehydrogenase, translating into MADVVITEFMDEAAVDLIRARHSVHHDPALADRQDDIPGLIADARALIVRNRTQVTDALLAAGPKLEAVGRLGVGLDNIDMAACKARNVTVFPATGANAIAVAEYVIATALVLVRGAYRSSERLVGGEFPRAEFTGGELYGRRLGLVGFGGIAREVAFRARALGMTISAYDPFVAADDPVWEGVERVDDIDRLAADSDVISLHVPLTDATRNLFGAKTIAAMKDRAILINTARGGIIDEPALVAALKAGTLGGAAIDVFASEPLNAETGATFADCPNLILTPHIGGLTDEANERVSHLTAENVLKALEAGR
- a CDS encoding mandelate racemase/muconate lactonizing enzyme family protein, translating into MRIVDIRERSASIESDIANAYISFSKMTVSVVAVVTDRIVDGKPVVGFGFSSNGRYAQGGILRERLIPRIMEADPDSLLDADGLLDPIAVSKAALSNEKPGGHGDRAVAMGALDMAVWDATAKAAGLPLWNLLAERYSGGRADETVMVYPGGGYYYPGKGLDALQDEMRGYQDDGYSVVKMKIGGAPLKDDVERIEAVLKVVGGGHNLAVDANGRFDLETALAYSRAITPFDLFWYEEIGDPLDYALNATVSELYPGPIATGENLFSHQDLRNLLRYGGMRPDRDWIQLDPALSYGLTEYLTVLQVVDQMGWSRRRFIPHGGHQLALNMAAGLGLGGSESYPGVFHPFGGFADDCVIRDGRATLHDTPGLGVELKQVLHAHLRSILELD
- a CDS encoding tripartite tricarboxylate transporter TctB family protein is translated as MQSDAPTTEGRDVGGLVAAIVLVLIGAIALYDTTGYADMDSVVFPRTVAIALILSSLGYIVYAILRRPPAEAHNTGSTLRRVSLVAVMLVSVAAMPWIGFVASGIVAFLCLILVAMHDPWTWQKAIVYPLVGIAIVVGFFALFRYGLLVPLPKGRLF
- a CDS encoding tripartite tricarboxylate transporter permease gives rise to the protein MLGEHLAQALTPLNVLLALGGVAAGTIIGSIPGLTATMAVAVLVPLTFTMDPASALILLGAIYTGAIYGGAYSAILLNTPGTPSAIGTTFDGYPMAKCGDGNLAVTVACLGSVVGGLVGAFFLLTLSPPLSEVALAFGPVEYFWLAIFGLSLIAALSEGALAKGLMGASLGLLLSCVGVAEISADVRLTFGSQTMIGGIEVVSALIGLYCIPVLIDLVATPDRHLKVESEQRGFRLSEAIPIMWREKINVVRSSVIGTVVGILPGAGGSVAGLVAYAEARRAARQGQKYGTGEPGGVIATESANNATVGGGLIPTLVLGIPGTPPDAIILGALLVQGVRTGPQLFESQGSIVYTFIYGLFLATLLMLPVGLLVGRYAYKTVVTLPKALLVPSVAFMTIIGSYAIRNSVSDVIIMISLGAVGWVLARFGIAASPIVLGIILGPIAEQGFVQAWTIGSATGDLAGMFFGRPISLAIILFTLFTLFLPLLQARIRARRMPNAE
- a CDS encoding Bug family tripartite tricarboxylate transporter substrate binding protein → MKTRHRLIAAGIALAFTAGAAGSVQAQDFPNKSVDYVIPFGPGGESDISARLQQPHFKEMYGEDLVISYKPGGGGAVGWSQLNSSDGDGYTIMGINLPHIVIQPATKDVGYTTDDVTGIYWFHYTPDAIVVPADSDFQSLQDLIDYAKENPGKVTMSGSGKGTANHLASIRFDEMADINTTYVPFKGTGAAVTALLGNQVMAEWGYTTVGAQQGDKVRMLAVAMEERHPSFPDVPTFKELGFDLVGGAYRGVAVPKDTPEELRQKWSDIIGSINSDEKFKQQMLDGGFALIDVPYDEVPAFMEKRKAEYLKAAKSAGIVD
- a CDS encoding UxaA family hydrolase encodes the protein MANAYGDQTFLGYRRENGRVGVRNHVVILPVDDISNAACEAVANNIKGTLALPHAYGRLQFGEDLDLHFRTMIGTGANPNVAACVVIGIEPGWTQVIADGIAKTGKPVAAFSIEQNGDLKTIMDASRAAKDFVHWATERQREECPISDLWVSTKCGESDTTTGLGSCPTVGNMYDKLIPNGIYGCFGETSELTGAEHLCEARAANPEAAKKFKATWQAYMDEVIEPFKTSDLSESQPTKGNIEGGLTTIEEKALGNLEKIGRECSYIDVLEPAEAPAKGPGLYFMDTSSAAAECVTLMAAAGYVVHTFPTGQGNVIGNPIVPVVKITANPRTIRTMSEHVDVDVSGILRRDMTISDAGDALIDTVVRTANGRATAAEALGHREFVMTKLYRSA
- a CDS encoding UxaA family hydrolase, which encodes MSAPHLLVHDKADNVGVVVVENLKAGTDMLCVVTEDNSDFHLTSKHDVPIGHKIALRAIKAGDTATKYGQDIGKFVQDVDEGGHVHVHNLKTKRW